CTGGCCAGGACCTTCGCGACGCGCACCGTCGGCCTCAGCCCTTTCGACTGGAGCTGTGTTATCTGTGCTCAAAGGTGGGTTTCCGGCTGCATCATGTCATTCGCCTATCCGCGAAGTATCTGTACCCTTCGCAAGGTCGCGGCGCTTAGCACCGCCCCGCGACACCCGCAATGGCGCAGGTAAGGGTGTTACTGAATGGGGTCGGTTGGCATCGCTGCCATTTCCAAGAGCGCATCGAGCCGTTCGAGCCTCATCTGGAGGTCTCCCCGCCATTCGGCATCTTCGGGCGCCGCCTCAAGCGCTTCTACCCAAAGCTCGCGCGTTCGGGCAGGTTCGCCGCCACGAAGCCAGGAAAGACCGAGGAAATAGCGCGCTCCGCCATTTTCCGGCTGCAATTCGGCGGCACGTTCGAACGCGTTGATAGCGGCCGGCGTCAGATTGCCTTCGGCGTGTTCGACAAGCGCAATGCCAGTTGCCAGCCATGCCTCCGTATCTGAGGGATTCTCGCTGATGGCGTTGGCGTAGAGGCCGCTTGCCTGCGCATAATCACCGCGGCGGGCGAAACCATCACCCGTCATGATCCAGCGACTCGGCAATTGTCCTGCCCCGAAGAATTCTCGCCGGGCAGAGACCAGCAGTTCGCCGCTCTGCGTTTCGGAACCGGCCGCTGCCTTCGGTGAGCTATCTTGGCCCGGGGAACCCTGCATCGCATAACCGGCAAGACCGAAAACCAGAGTTGCACCCAGCAACGTCCACATGGTGCGCGGCAAGCGCAGCAAGATCACGGCAGCAATGAATGCGGCAAGCGCTAGGAGAATGATCGGGAGCCACGTCATGCCTTGGCCTTCCCGAATCTGCGCCACAGAACGGCGGCGATGGCCAGCAGGAATACGACCGGCAAGACGAACAACGGCCACGTCCGCGCACTTACGACAGGAGCATAGCTGACATAATCGCCATAGCGTTGCATGAGCCAGGTGCGGACCTCTTCCGGCTGCTCACCTGCCGCAATGCGGATACGAACCTGGTGCCGCATGTCACCGGCCATCGGCGCATCGCTGTCCGCGATCGATTGGGACTGGCACTTCAGGCAGCGCAGCGTTTCCATCAGCTCCTGCGCCGCAGCTTCCTGAGCGGGATCGTCCAATTGCCGATAGGCGTAAGGGGCAGGAGGCGCGCTGCCCTGCGCCAGTGCCGGAGCAGCGACTACCGCCAAGAGGAATGCCGCAAGCAGTCTCACGCGCCGGCTTCCCGCAGCTTCTCGAGCAGGACGGGCACGTCGTCAGCACGAATATCGCCGATGTGCTGGTAAGTGATGATCCCTTTGCCATCGATCACGAAGGTTTCCGGCACACCCGAAGATCCGATACTCAACTGCACTTCTGAAAGGTCGTCGCGTCCGATGCGGCTATATGGATTGCCGTGGCGTGCAAGGAATTGCGCCACGTCCTCCGGATCGTCACGAATGGCGATACCGACAATCTCGGCCCCCTGGTTTTTCAGCGCTTCGAGCTGCGGCGCCTCGGCTATGCATGGCAGGCACCAGCTGGCCCAGATGTTGAGCAGGCGCGGCTTGCCTTCCTTGAGGTCGGCTGTGGTAACGCCGGGGTTCTCGGGATGTGCAGGCGGCAGCTCGAAATAGGGTAATTCCTGCCCGATCATGCCGCTGGCCACGAAATCGTCCTTAGGCTGGGTCAGCTGATAGGCCGCCACGCCAAGGAAAAGCGCAAAAAGCATGAGCGGGATCCAGACACGCCAGTTCATCGGAGGTCCTCCATATCCGCTCGCCTGCCGTCGATCTTCCTGCGGATAGACCGGCGTTTAAGATCGCGGCGGACACGGCCGATGATGGCGAGCACCCCGCCCAGCGCCATCAGCATCCCGCCGTACCAGATCAACGTCACGAACGGCTTCCACCACAGGCGCAATTGCCACCTGCCATCGTCAGCTTCGCTGCCCATCACGGCATATAGCTGCCCGTTCCAGCGCGTTAGCAGGACACTTTCAGTGGTTTGCTGGGGCGGAGCCCAGAAATTCCGGGATTGGGGCGCGATCTCGGCAGGTGCGCCGCCCTTGTAGCTGGCAAGCATGCGCCCTTCGATCGCCGTCCAGTTAGGTCCAGCAACGGGCGCAATGCTGTCGAGCTTCACTTCCCACGGTCCCACTTGCGTGGATTGACCGACCTCGAGAGCCGCCAGCTTCTCGTTCGAGAATGCACTTTCGCTGGCCATTCCGAACAAGGCAACGGCGATGCCGAAATGCGCTACGATCATTCCCCAGACAGAAATCGGGAGGCGACGGATATTTCTGCCCCGCAGCGGCAAGAAACTTGCCACACCCAGGGCGATTGCCAGCGCCAGACCCATCAGCGGGAGGATTGCCACACCTTCGAACAGCGCGAAGAAAATCAGGCCGGCGACGATGAGGGCGGCGATCAACGCCAGCTCCTTTGAAATCCGTCCGAAGCTGTCGCGCCGCCACCGCAGCAGCGGACCCACCGCCATGACCGCAAGCATCGGCAAGGCGAAGATCGCCGACACCGGATTGAAATAGGGCGGTCCGACCGATACGCGCACGTCGAAAGCCTCGGTCAGAAGGGGGTATAGCGTGCCCAGCAGAACCACTGCCAGGATCGCGCTGAGCATCACATTGTTGAACACCAGCGCACCCTCGCGGCTGGCAACGCTGAATCGTTCGCCTTCACTGATCGAATTAGCGCGCAGCGCAAACAGCAGCAGGGCTCCTCCGATATAGATTGCGAGCAGCGCCAGGATGAAGCTGCCACGTTCGGGATCGACGGCGAAGGCATGAACGCTCGTCAGCACGCCTGAACGCACCAGGAAAGTGCCCAGCATGCTCATCGAGAAAGCAATCACGCCCAGCATGATGGTCCACACCCGCAAGGCATCACGGCTTGCCAGCACGCTAACCGAATGAAGCAGCGCGGTAGCCGCCAGCCAGGGCATAAGGGACGCATTCTCGACCGGGTCCCAGAACCACCAGCCGCCCCAGCCAAGTTCGTAATAAGCCCAGTAACTTCCTGCAGTTATGCCCAAAGTCAGCAGCACCCACGCACCCAGCACCCAGGGACGCATTGCGCGGGCGAAGTCGGGCGTGACAGACCGGGTCAGCATGGCTCCGACTGCGAAGCTGAAAGCTACCGATAGCCCGACATAGCCGAAATAGAGGGTCGGAGGATGGAAGGCGAGACCGATGTCCTGCAACAAGGGGTTTAAGCCCTGCCCTTCGGCCGCCGGGATCGGCAAGCGTTCCAACGGATTCGAACTGAGCAGCAGGAAGGCATAGAAACCCAGCGCGACAAACCCTTGCGCAGCCAACGTCGCCTGCATCGTGCGCTCCGGAAGTCGGCGTTCGACCGCGGCAATCAGCGCACCTGCAAGCGCCATGACCGTAACCCACAGCAGCATCGAGCCTTCGTGATTCCCCCAGGCTCCGGAGAGCTTGAAAACCATCGGCTTCATCGAATGGGAATTGGCGGCAACCAGCTTCACCGAAAGGTCGGTTATCGCGAAGACCCAGAGCAACGCCCCGAAAGCGAACGCTGCCAACGCGCCCTGAAGAATCGCAGCAGGGCGTGAGAGGACCGCGATACCCGCGCCTTCTCCGACACGGATACCGAGGGCACCGGCCCCCAGTTGCAGCACTGCCAAGGCCGCTGCCATCCACAGCGCCGCATGACCCAGCTCTGCAATCATTCCAGGCCCACCGTGGTTTCTTCTGCCATCTCGGCAGCCTGATGCTCGCTCATGCCTTCCAGTTCGCGCGGCACGTAATTCTCGTCGTGCTTGGCGAGAAGATTATCCGCAACGAAGGTACCGCCGGCGTCGAGACGGCCTTCTGCGACCACACCCGATCCTTCAACGAACAAATCGGGGAGGATCCCTGCAAAGCGCACCGGAATGCGGGAATTCTCGCGTCCGGTAACGGCAAAGGTCACGGTGATGCCGTCAGGCAGCTTTTCCAGCGAACCCGGTTCCACCATGCCGCCAAGTCGGACTGCCTGCCCCGGCTCGGGCGGGTTTTCCGCCATCTGCTCCGGCAGGTAGAAATAGCTGGCCTGATTGCGCAGGGCATAGCTTGCCAGCAAGCCTGCACCGATCAGGGCGATCAATGCGAGGACGATCAGGACCAATCGTTGATGCTTGGCCTTCATCGCGCTTTTCTCGTCGCCGAGCGCACGCTTTCGCGCCGCTTTTCCGCACGCTTCATGGCTATCCAGCTCCATGCAATCATGCCGAGCGTGCCAGCCACTGCCACCACATAGGCCGCGACCACGAAATCCCACTGATCCAGAGCTTCACGCATATCAGTCAGCCTCCAGCGCGCGCCGCCGCAAGCGGGCTTCGGCCTGGATATCGGCCAGCAGCGCACGCATCCGCGCGAGCACTACTCCGCCGAAGATCAGCGAAAAACCGAGCACAGCCAGCAGGAGCGGCTGCAGAAAAACCGCGTCGATCGCGCTCTTGCCCATCGTTATGCTGGGCGGCTGGTGCAACGAGTTCCACCACAC
This DNA window, taken from Qipengyuania seohaensis, encodes the following:
- a CDS encoding tetratricopeptide repeat protein; this encodes MTWLPIILLALAAFIAAVILLRLPRTMWTLLGATLVFGLAGYAMQGSPGQDSSPKAAAGSETQSGELLVSARREFFGAGQLPSRWIMTGDGFARRGDYAQASGLYANAISENPSDTEAWLATGIALVEHAEGNLTPAAINAFERAAELQPENGGARYFLGLSWLRGGEPARTRELWVEALEAAPEDAEWRGDLQMRLERLDALLEMAAMPTDPIQ
- a CDS encoding cytochrome c-type biogenesis protein, encoding MRLLAAFLLAVVAAPALAQGSAPPAPYAYRQLDDPAQEAAAQELMETLRCLKCQSQSIADSDAPMAGDMRHQVRIRIAAGEQPEEVRTWLMQRYGDYVSYAPVVSARTWPLFVLPVVFLLAIAAVLWRRFGKAKA
- a CDS encoding DsbE family thiol:disulfide interchange protein, yielding MNWRVWIPLMLFALFLGVAAYQLTQPKDDFVASGMIGQELPYFELPPAHPENPGVTTADLKEGKPRLLNIWASWCLPCIAEAPQLEALKNQGAEIVGIAIRDDPEDVAQFLARHGNPYSRIGRDDLSEVQLSIGSSGVPETFVIDGKGIITYQHIGDIRADDVPVLLEKLREAGA
- a CDS encoding heme lyase CcmF/NrfE family subunit; this translates as MIAELGHAALWMAAALAVLQLGAGALGIRVGEGAGIAVLSRPAAILQGALAAFAFGALLWVFAITDLSVKLVAANSHSMKPMVFKLSGAWGNHEGSMLLWVTVMALAGALIAAVERRLPERTMQATLAAQGFVALGFYAFLLLSSNPLERLPIPAAEGQGLNPLLQDIGLAFHPPTLYFGYVGLSVAFSFAVGAMLTRSVTPDFARAMRPWVLGAWVLLTLGITAGSYWAYYELGWGGWWFWDPVENASLMPWLAATALLHSVSVLASRDALRVWTIMLGVIAFSMSMLGTFLVRSGVLTSVHAFAVDPERGSFILALLAIYIGGALLLFALRANSISEGERFSVASREGALVFNNVMLSAILAVVLLGTLYPLLTEAFDVRVSVGPPYFNPVSAIFALPMLAVMAVGPLLRWRRDSFGRISKELALIAALIVAGLIFFALFEGVAILPLMGLALAIALGVASFLPLRGRNIRRLPISVWGMIVAHFGIAVALFGMASESAFSNEKLAALEVGQSTQVGPWEVKLDSIAPVAGPNWTAIEGRMLASYKGGAPAEIAPQSRNFWAPPQQTTESVLLTRWNGQLYAVMGSEADDGRWQLRLWWKPFVTLIWYGGMLMALGGVLAIIGRVRRDLKRRSIRRKIDGRRADMEDLR
- the ccmE gene encoding cytochrome c maturation protein CcmE; this encodes MKAKHQRLVLIVLALIALIGAGLLASYALRNQASYFYLPEQMAENPPEPGQAVRLGGMVEPGSLEKLPDGITVTFAVTGRENSRIPVRFAGILPDLFVEGSGVVAEGRLDAGGTFVADNLLAKHDENYVPRELEGMSEHQAAEMAEETTVGLE